A stretch of DNA from Rhizoctonia solani chromosome 9, complete sequence:
aaccccaagttgattttaccttgtctcttactcattagagaaggtagacagccagctaagtgttacaacctccttaaatataccattagaattgcctgttttttctcatatttttagtattttttacggacttgatatctgttgttttttgatcacgtgatcttggtgcttattacgctgagatgccgcgccaagatgccgtgccaagggcgcttgggagaaatccatgcttctgcgcagcctgcagcacacttctcatttgtcacatgtacttcctttctcatgcgcacagatcatgtaaatagtgcacccttgtctatatatacaacaggaaaattgcttggagaccccaagtcaattttaccttgtctcatatccattgaggaggatccatcagccagctgagtagcaggccccagtagttctcagacgctcaccaccccacttactcatcacacctcccaggcctcaggccccattgcctttagttagtagtaggtCACCTTGCGTGacaagtagtatagcctagtatagAGTAGATTACAGTAGTtctgcttgtagtagtacggccccaagcgcctgctTCCACccgcgtgtacccaccttacagtggtgtatgacactaagtagccagccccctgAGAAGTTTGCACACTCACCCCACTAgttttacctaccacacctcccaggcccaAGGCCCCACCATCAACAGTAGTTATCAgtaggttgccttaagcaacattagtatagcctagatagtagattacataagccccacttgtagtagtacagccttaagtgtcatgccctagaggcgtgaccaccttaaaatccactaagtcaaagaaatagtgaatatatgcgctattttcatgaagatttatggatatatgcatctttatgctatttaggcgctgagcgcttattatgtaatctcatcacatgacctttagtcatgtgatcttgttttcttatctctggtcatgtgaccttatctttgttatgatgtttgtacatgtaattaatcttccccttctctgtgaatatataaggagggttctgagagccttaagcctcagaacttgacctcttatccccttccaccactacctaccctaagacatacaattaagagtattgcctgagagcataccagtccctgtcaaaggtctttagccctgctatctttatagcatagtgcacttaaCTGtattaggtcttgtcctaccctttcctggcaattgcccttgagcattgttaggccctacttgctgataagtcctatattaggcaatagcttgttaggttttaccatctggtagttgttggctctgacattaAGCACCCGCCCTcaccagcatgtacccaccttacagtggtgtacaacatcaATCAAAGGGTTTACCTGCTCTGTCTGACCATCACTCCAagggtggtaggccaaggagaagtgcaggtctattcctaggcaTTTGTATAATGCcctcaggaatttgttattgaaaacCCGGCCTTGGTCAGATATGGttttctcaggcatgccatgGCATTTCCACACATTTTCCAGGGATAATTCTGCTAGcttgggtgccttgagtttcttggagcatttaaCAAATATCctgtacttggtgaagctgtcacCAATGACTAGGATAGAGTTGTAGTTACCATCCTTTGGCAAGTCAACAATCATCTCATAAGATacatgtcataaacagaggaaaatagaactagccagaattgaaccagcttgaccactaagccatagagccctattattcctctgctgacaacccatgattacacctgctaccccccaaatttgggcttgggccagcatgcaaccacttgtactggttgtcagagccaacaactaccaaaggGTAatcctaacaagctattgcctaatataggacttatcagcaagtagggcctaacaatgctcaagggcaaTTGCCAGgaaggggtaggacaagacccaATACAGTAAgatgcactatgctataaagatagcagggctagagacctttgacagggactggtatgctctcaggcaatactcttaattgtatgtcttagggtaggtagtgttggaagggataagaggtcaagttctgaggcttaaggctctcagaaccctccttatatattcaacagagaaggggaagagtagttacatgtacaaacatcaaaacaaagataaggtcacatgaccagagataagaaaacaagatcacatgactaaaggtcatgtgatgagattacataataagcgctcagcgcctaaataacataaagatgcatatatccataaatcttcatgaaaatagcgcatatattcactatttctttgacttagtggattctaaggtggtcacacctctagggcatgacactggtcatgtgactgtgtccaggacaatacatgttgccagggtctagaGGGAAATTCCAGCAGCTGTGGTGGGATAGGCACATACTTGGGTTTCCTTATTTGTTGacaggtttcacaggagttgacatgccagtatgtgtctgCACAGATGctgggccagtagtaattgcATGATACAAGTTTGAGGGTCTGTTGTCTGCCCAGGTGTCCAGCCAAGGGGCTATTGTGGAAGATTTGTAAGAGGTCTGTGCATAGTGACCCTACATCTGGAACAACAATTCAACCTTGATAGAACAGCAGTCctgcctccattttgtaGTCTTTGAAGGCCTGTTTGATTGATGGGGGGGCCTTTGATTTGTATtgtaggaattggaggatttcttccagagATTCATCCTGATCCAGGGACAACTCAATCTGGTGTTGTAGTTTGTTTTCTGCTAGTACCAGGGCCACATTAGCAAATACAGGTTCTGGGAGTATTGTCTGGTTGGCAGGAGGTATATCAGCGTGATCTGAACAGCATGATAGGGCATCAGGTTTTCTGGACTGCTTGCCAGGgtgtgttaagagttgtgtaagtacaggagtaagaaagaattactatatacaaaatgtatatgggaataactaagaactagtattaggaatcagaatatatgcacagaatatatgcacaatataggctaggttatcaggaataacaactcctaacaaatagtctagcaactatgaagtgcaggtggttggttatgtatagtaccttagactaatgttacttaagcctaagtgactaagggtatgtatacttaaggtctctgggatagtaccttaggtaaaggggttacctgactaatgtacaggatttataggatttgcctaataagtataggacttatgtgtgcttaagtaagacttaagacttatggggtttacctaaaatatatctaggatttatgagatattgtagataaagctatctacaatatagggggtatggtagattgaaacactatcactcaatcaaacaatccttacagtattgttgcactatactcaatgttgaactcaacaactgtgacagtcaaggggcacagggttgcagtaagtacactaatgggttaccctgtgtctgttgggactggcctatggtcttagtgcgccaaataacctcctatactatttacagtgagtcaatcactaaagtaaatgcgcagataagctgttaaaggcttgtgtgtatatgtcaatatataagagtaaaagtagaatgaaagtaggatgcattagaagcgtcttcacagggtctttttataccctgagaaggcacacaaacaagtatatacatgcttgataccaagagggggtacaggaggtacatgtggcaactgaaacacttgagggagccaatactttggtacatagtaaacaaacaacagatcctaatatttgccccaaggcaatgtttgccccaaggtggtatttacctgtgtgggtccttagatgtcccaaggctaagtgtttcattcttggagtaaacagttccaaaggtaggataccactgcattgggtacttacagtaaatggggcataactctgccaaatgttgtctgttttgggagtttcaCCCAGctttctggagcgcacaaacatgcgcacctaggcgcaagcaatttggcagtgtgagatgcctgggtgatggagaaaaggtgcATTTAGTGCATCAGCACTTaagtgctgattaagcaccAGAGCActttgcctatgcaacaggggggaccctgaatatttctgtgtgtagccacaagatagagtcttgaataataaatactacaaacaagagaaatattacttgttactgtttatctactcagctgaatttatatatatttaaatgagtgagaaaacagcgtAAATGcaaaaaggcattgcatattgagggtattcctgcggtttataggttttgtgaaggtcactattggatagagggaccttgaaaaccttagtttgcatctttatctcatttgtttactgtaagattactagtgtaattaataaaataagtacagattaatgaagaaatgtcatatccataacagggCGGTATATGATTTGGAAATTATATCCAGCTAGTAGTAGATACCACTGGGCATGACAACAGTTGAAGGTTCAAGattctttccaatattcTAGGTTACAATGATTGATGAACACAGTGATTGGGTGAAGGgtcccttccaggaatatgTGCCAGTATTTGAATGACCTGATGATAGCcaagagttccttgttgtgggtgttgtaattctgttcagcacctttgaatgattctgataGGAACCCTAGGGGGTGGAGGCAGTCATCATCCTGCTGTTGGCTCATTATGGAGCCAAGAGCTGCACCTGATGCATTGGTTTCCAGGAAATACAGTTTGGAGGGATCTGCATGACAAAGTACTGGGGCATTGGTTATGGCATCCTTCAAACCTTGgaaagcttcttgttccttagtgtcccatttccacagagtatcctttttgaccaggttatataatggcctggccatgtggctgaagtttgcaacaaattggcaaaggaagtttgcaaatccaaggaaggactgtacttccttaaccttggtTGGGGTAGGCCATTCTTGCAtggcctggattttgagcttatccaggctaaaacctTTGTCCAACACAATGATGCCCAGGTATTCTACAGAGGTGATGTGGAATGTACATTTAGATGCCTTGCAAAAAGATTGGTTGTCCATTAACCAGCATAGTACTTCATGAACATGCTGGGTGTGATCAACGTCATCCTTTGAATATATGAgtatgtcatcaaggtagatgatgacacaGATGTCAAGCagatccttgaacagtttgttcatgaagtgttggagcAAAGCAGGGgcatttgtcaggccaaaggtcatgaccagggatttgtataggccatacttggtacaaAACactgtcttccatttgtctccCTCTTTGACAtggacgttattgtaaccccattgcaGATCTAGTttagtgaagaccttggcaccacagagctgggccatgaggtcatcaggGCAAGGTAAGGGGTATACATTTTTTTGGTCCAGTTATTCAGGCAACAGTAATCAACCACCAGGCAACAGGatccatccttttttggaacaaacatgaccaggGAACTAATGGACAATTTACTTGGGTGGATCTTGCTGGCTTTcaatttgtccctgagccaatcctttaAAGTAGCAGATTCTGcatctgtcatactgtaTAGAGAGCTGTTCAGGGGTCCCTCCTTGGTCAGTTCAATGCCTATGTTGTAGTGCCTGTGGGgtggaagcttattgaactcTTCCTTGCCAAATACTTTAGCATATCAATGGTATTTGgtgggtactccttcaaggggatttttgtcagcttcttcctcttcagcaatggccacatggTCTGGGGGAGTGTGAGGGAACAATAGAGTGTGGgaattccaatcaatctctggattGTGGGCAcctaaccatttcaatcctaagACAATGGTGTGGGACCCTGTAttacagatgaggaaggttTTGGTCAGttgcttgccatcaaaggagaaggatAATATTGCCTTCTTCCAcattttgcctgcctgggggcttgacccatcaagcattgTGACAGTATGTGGGAAAGGGagatcaatgagtggaaggcAGAGTGATTCTGCAGTGCAGCGGTGCATGAATGAGGAAGTggcacctgaatcaatcaggacttctagtggttCTGCTTGCTTGGTTTGTATAGAGATTGTAAAAAGGGGGGGATAAATTTGAAGCTGTAGATACATGGCAGGTCTCAATACATTCCAAACTAGTGTCCTTGGGGCCCTTACATGCAGTAGCAGGtgcccttactcttttcccaattggtacttggagtctttggctatcttggcggtttcttTAGACTCCCCTTTATCCTCCTTTGAGGTAGCCTTGCAGCTGGTGcagcattctgcaaacttgtgacTGGGTTTGCTGCATTTCACACAGAGACCTTCTGTGCAGTGGTGGTTGTGTTTTTCCTTCAAGACATAGTTGGTATCAGAGGAGAGGAGACtggttttggtggcctgttggccagtaATTGTCCCCTGGTTGGGGTTGGTGGAAGTTTTGcaagacttattaccctgtgGTGGGTGGCTGGCTCTCTCCTTGCAGAGGGCATTGTCTTTGATGAGGGAAATGTCCTGGAGCTCCCTCAGTGTTTGTGGTTGCCTCTCCCTTGTGGCAATCTGTTtttggacctcccagtgaagcCCATGTGCAAATTGGCTGCAAAGGGTGGCAtcattccagtcaagttccatCTGCAGCATGCAGAACTTAGTGATGTATTTGGCACAAGTGCCAGTCTGAGTAAGGGAAGTAATCTTTCACTCTGCTGCTCTGGTTgcatctgggttgccaaaggCGGCCAGGAATTCAACTTTCAATTCATCCACAGTTTGGATGAGCGCACAATGGGACCCTAATTGGTCCAAatgggggtgagcccaggcctgcCAGCCTCCATCATATTCATGAGGAGGCAACTTAGGAACTCCAGGTCCATTGAGAACTGCCTTTGATTTAGGcaaacccaggccaacatgcgtgtcagccattgtttggcctccaagccaattttgcctttgatggcatctgggtggtccacttccacagtggagggggctggaggcggCGCCAGAGTGACTTGGGGCGCTGCTGGAGGTGCTGCAGGGGCTGCTGGAGGCAGTcccaaagggaaggaggaggagggatATGGGTTGAATAAGGAGAGGGGGTTGCGCTGGggggcccctgtggagatgatgggTGCAGGGCCCCAAGGAatggttgagccttgccaataggtT
This window harbors:
- a CDS encoding Retrotransposable element Tf2 protein, translating into MIVDLPKDGNYNSILVIGDSFTKYRIFVKCSKKLKAPKLAELSLENVWKCHGMPEKTISDQGRVFNNKFLRALYKCLGIDLHFSLAYHPWSDGQTEQVNPLIDVVHHCKVGTCW
- a CDS encoding Retrotransposable element Tf2 protein, which translates into the protein MLDGSSPQAGKMWKKAILSFSFDGKQLTKTFLICNTGSHTIVLGLKWLGAHNPEIDWNSHTLLFPHTPPDHVAIAEEEEADKNPLEGEEFNKLPPHRHYNIGIELTKEGPLNSSLYSMTDAESATLKDWLRDKLKASKIHPSKLSISSLVMFVPKKDGSCCLLCGAKVFTKLDLQWGYNNVHVKEGDKWKTVFCTKYGLYKSLVMTFGLTNAPALLQHFMNKLFKDLLDICVIIYLDDILIYSKDDVDHTQHVHEVLCWLMDNQSFCKASKCTFHITSVEYLGIIVLDKGFSLDKLKIQAMQEWPTPTKVKEVQSFLGFANFLCQFVANFSHMARPLYNLVKKDTLWKWDTKEQEAFQGLKDAITNAPVLCHADPSKLYFLETNASGAALGSIMSQQQDDDCLHPLGFLSESFKGAEQNYNTHNKELLAIIRSFKYWHIFLEGTLHPITVFINHCNLEYWKES
- a CDS encoding Retrotransposon-derived protein PEG10, producing the protein MLQMELDWNDATLCSQFAHGLHWEVQKQIATRERQPQTLRELQDISLIKDNALCKERASHPPQGNKSCKTSTNPNQGTITGQQATKTSLLSSDTNYVLKEKHNHHCTEGLCVKCSKPSHKFAECCTSCKATSKEDKGESKETAKIAKDSKYQLGKE